A single window of Rubripirellula lacrimiformis DNA harbors:
- a CDS encoding HEAT repeat domain-containing protein: MKLAPTLLSTFAVLGTCGTVCGDSVEISGGGSLNGKVTRQAEYTVIAVDDEIQVALPNSRVRRIVSSDALANYRRNAEKAGDDAELHYKLAIWCVTGNNVPGRAAYYKQFHMRRAVELNPEHAYARASLGYKKHQGKWIKSTDLMHDRGMVSVGGRWELPEAVALNESAEADEKASKLWLAEIRRLVAVVNKGSSKSGEAMETLRSIQDPMAAMAIAKQLEDSRKDRSQSAAMRRMWVDMLGRFKNGASVEALVRAGIDDPDANIREAAIKHLQEYGSSSAIATYLPMLRANNRSLVNRAAEALASFPDPELVMTYINALVTTETRQRAAGAGMNVGFGDNGANGLSTGGKPTQESVAGTNPAVLTLVKMVEPEVDFGYDEEKWRNYIASKKTRFSGDLRRDP; the protein is encoded by the coding sequence ATGAAGCTGGCACCCACGCTACTTTCGACATTCGCAGTGCTAGGCACCTGCGGCACCGTCTGCGGCGATTCAGTAGAGATCTCTGGCGGTGGTAGCCTGAACGGCAAAGTCACGCGACAGGCGGAATACACGGTCATCGCCGTCGACGACGAAATCCAGGTCGCGCTGCCCAACAGCCGGGTTCGCCGCATCGTGTCCTCTGACGCGCTCGCCAACTACCGCCGCAACGCCGAAAAGGCTGGCGACGACGCCGAACTGCATTACAAATTGGCGATCTGGTGCGTGACAGGCAACAACGTCCCCGGACGCGCGGCCTACTACAAACAATTTCACATGCGGCGCGCTGTCGAACTCAATCCCGAACACGCCTATGCCCGGGCATCCCTCGGTTACAAGAAACATCAAGGCAAGTGGATCAAATCGACGGACTTGATGCACGACCGGGGAATGGTTTCGGTGGGGGGACGCTGGGAACTTCCCGAAGCAGTCGCACTGAACGAATCGGCCGAAGCCGACGAAAAGGCTTCGAAACTATGGCTGGCCGAAATCCGCCGACTGGTCGCTGTCGTCAACAAGGGATCATCGAAATCGGGCGAGGCGATGGAGACGCTGCGATCGATCCAGGACCCGATGGCAGCGATGGCGATTGCCAAGCAGCTAGAAGATTCACGCAAAGACCGATCGCAAAGCGCGGCCATGCGACGAATGTGGGTCGACATGCTGGGCCGGTTCAAGAATGGCGCATCAGTCGAAGCCCTGGTACGTGCGGGCATCGACGATCCAGACGCCAACATTCGCGAAGCTGCGATCAAGCACCTGCAGGAATATGGATCTTCGTCGGCGATCGCGACTTACCTGCCGATGCTACGTGCGAACAATCGTTCGCTGGTCAACCGCGCGGCCGAAGCATTGGCTTCGTTCCCCGACCCTGAATTGGTGATGACCTACATCAACGCCTTGGTCACCACCGAAACCCGCCAACGGGCGGCCGGCGCTGGCATGAACGTCGGGTTCGGCGACAACGGCGCCAACGGACTATCGACCGGCGGCAAGCCGACCCAGGAATCGGTTGCCGGCACCAACCCAGCAGTGCTGACGTTGGTGAAAATGGTCGAGCCAGAAGTGGACTTTGGTTACGACGAAGAAAAATGGCGTAATTACATCGCCAGCAAAAAGACCCGATTCAGCGGCGACCTGCGCCGCGATCCGTAG
- a CDS encoding phosphoadenylyl-sulfate reductase, with protein sequence MSAQPLSNRSMNEKSSQPDPPLQVFSIDSGEPRGALAADPPLAPTDEFLAELESDSLKLESATPQEILKWAVDRFAPKFTMATAFGPEGMTIIHMLAEIAPDTPVFNLETGYQFKETLDLRERVKQRYGIEVEYKLPDTTVAEYEAMHGGPLYETNPNQCCFDRKLRVLHESAKGWHAWASAIRRDQSPDRAKAPIVGWDKKFQLVKVSPLANWTKKDVWSLITKHDIPYNPLHDQGYPSVGCQPCTRAVKVGEDERAGRWAGFQKTECGLHSS encoded by the coding sequence ATGTCTGCCCAACCGCTTTCGAACCGATCCATGAACGAAAAATCGTCACAACCCGATCCTCCGCTGCAGGTCTTCTCGATCGATTCCGGAGAGCCCCGTGGGGCGTTGGCTGCCGATCCGCCGCTTGCTCCTACCGACGAATTCCTGGCGGAATTGGAATCCGACAGTTTGAAACTGGAATCCGCGACGCCTCAGGAGATCCTGAAGTGGGCGGTCGATCGTTTCGCACCTAAGTTTACGATGGCGACGGCGTTTGGTCCGGAGGGCATGACGATCATCCACATGCTTGCCGAAATCGCTCCGGACACGCCGGTGTTCAACCTGGAAACCGGCTATCAGTTCAAGGAAACCTTGGATCTGCGTGAACGGGTCAAGCAGCGGTACGGCATCGAAGTCGAGTACAAGTTGCCCGACACGACGGTGGCCGAGTACGAGGCGATGCACGGCGGACCGCTGTACGAGACCAATCCGAACCAATGCTGCTTTGACCGTAAATTGCGGGTGTTGCACGAATCAGCGAAGGGGTGGCACGCCTGGGCCAGTGCCATTCGGCGTGACCAATCGCCGGATCGTGCCAAGGCACCGATCGTCGGATGGGACAAGAAATTCCAACTGGTGAAGGTCAGTCCGCTGGCCAACTGGACCAAGAAAGATGTGTGGTCGTTGATTACGAAACACGACATTCCGTACAACCCGCTGCACGACCAGGGATATCCCAGTGTCGGCTGCCAACCCTGCACCCGCGCGGTGAAGGTGGGGGAGGACGAGCGGGCGGGTCGTTGGGCTGGATTTCAAAAAACCGAATGCGGTTTGCACAGTTCTTGA
- a CDS encoding Rrf2 family transcriptional regulator encodes MAISARVHYASLALVELAVRSDEAGPVTVREISDRHGVPGPFLVQILRTLRSCGWVQSIRGSQGGYRLSVDPGSITLLDIAEAVGCQDSGCSVEGKSTPAEDRLQEVWGQAAEASRGVLSSITLASIVEQIHPSDAAMFYI; translated from the coding sequence ATGGCGATCTCTGCTCGCGTGCACTACGCATCCTTGGCATTGGTAGAACTAGCGGTCCGCAGTGACGAGGCCGGTCCGGTAACGGTGCGCGAGATCTCGGATCGCCACGGCGTTCCGGGGCCGTTTCTTGTCCAGATCCTGCGGACGCTGCGGTCCTGTGGATGGGTCCAAAGCATCCGGGGCAGCCAGGGGGGGTACCGATTGTCGGTGGATCCGGGCTCGATCACGCTGTTGGATATCGCCGAAGCCGTCGGCTGCCAGGATTCAGGATGCAGTGTCGAAGGGAAGTCGACCCCCGCCGAGGATCGGTTGCAGGAGGTTTGGGGGCAGGCGGCCGAGGCGTCGCGGGGCGTGCTGTCCTCGATCACCTTGGCCAGCATCGTCGAGCAAATTCATCCCAGTGACGCTGCGATGTTCTATATCTAA
- the uvrA gene encoding excinuclease ABC subunit UvrA — translation MTTTEITVKGAREHNLCDVSLTLPRGQLICFSGVSGSGKSSLAFDTLYAEGQRRYVESLSNYARQFMGQMPKPDVDLVSGLSPSISISQKSTGNNPRSTVGTITEIYDFLRVLYARVGTGHCPSCNSPITAQSRDAITSRILSLPSEATVWILAPLVRGQKGEFRDLFEDLRKQGFTRARVDGETIRLSEPPTLDRNSRHEVEVVVDRVEPEARDRGRITEAVENGLKLGEATLIVSLSEIDDTSTSPVKEDILYSSKYSCNSCGRSFKPPTPQLFSFNSPQGMCGACDGLGRLYTFVPDLLVPDQNLSVRKGAIVLLGKWGDLGRYRRHIYKGVADALDEAMELDKGTMLEAKWCDLPPEARQIWLWGTDDEMEFTWKGGRKAKKYSGEFDGFIPELVERYKTSKNKMQLRQFEKYMATLDCPDCHGKRLNEQASAVCITGVRSMATAPQAAQASPSKVGDAKDGGDNVASTETGASGSASLTLPELCELPVDELAEFFSDITLGETEAKIASEALKEIRARIGFLLGVGLEYLTLGRTAPTLSGGESQRIRLAGQIGSGLVGVLYILDEPSIGLHPRDNDRLIETLERLRDTGNTLIVVEHDEDTMRASDLIVDFGPGPGVKGGRIVASGTIDDVMAAPKSVTGQFLSGTRSITPAETLRPIDPATQISVRGARFHNLKNVDVDIPLGVVVCVTGVSGSGKSSLIGGILEPALRNALNGAEQEIGDHDSISGLEHLDKTIAIDQSPIGRTPRSNPATYVKVFDEIRNLYAKMSEAKTRGYTASRFSFNVDGGRCAACDGNGATKLEMDFLADIWVTCPICQGRRYNRETLSVQFKGASIADVLEMDISQALKLFKNIPKIAEKLQTLVDVGLEYLKLGQPSPTLSGGEAQRIKLSRELSKRETGKTLYVLDEPTTGLHFADIEMLLGVIHRLADRGNTIVIVEHNTDVIKTADWVIDLGPEGGFGGGRIIAQGRPAEVATVTESYTGAALAKSLGIARKSPPKPVVHREIAQVNPRARTHVVVEAACEHNLKSVDVEIPRDAMTVFCGPSGSGKSSMAMDTIYAEGQRRYVESLSSYARQFIGQVQKPRVDRIEGLSPAVALEQKNLGHSPRSTVGTVTEVYDYLRILMARLGTMHCPDCQVPVGTQTPDQIVDKVMAMTEGTRALLMAPIDVQAGEAAKDTWQSLRSTGYQRIRIDGVTMGLDSAPALDPRKKQVVQVVVDRIVVQESDRSRISDSVEQALSLGIGVLEVAIADDDRDEHLWKTINHSQHLVCGCCGRSFGDLTPHHFSFNSAVGWCPSCEGLGTQTGTNPAALIGLASQSLCEGVALLWPSVDQSVSVWMLKALSRHTGIRIDVPYDELTVTEKRTLYRGTGPQWIEVRHADTDAAVPKTRSRATKKTADANSPVPDTAASVLFRFQFKGFYPALEEASRLTPGLRGKLEAFTDEIDCGACDGSRLREEAAAVRFRQRTIADFVHMPLDRLAAEVKSWSLDRREKKIAGELVREVESRVRFLLDVGLNYLTLHRGASTLSGGEAQRIRLAGQLGSGLCGVLYVLDEPTIGLHPRDNLRLLGALHRLRDQGNTLLVVEHDHDVIGGSDYLCDFGPLAGRNGGRIVARGTPDDVQPIEDSVTAGYVTGTKVIPVPPSRRPVTLANGQVQVNQLRVIGAREHNLKNVDFELPLGTFTAVTGPSGSGKSSMIDGILYPVLARRLHRARLRPGRHEKVEGVRYIDKVIEVDQSPLGNTPSSNPATYTGVFDLIRNLFALIPEAAERKFTARTFSFNVPGGRCETCEGSGQLKIEMHFLPDVWVPCEDCQSRRYRDDVLEVKFHGRSIADVLDMQIGDAVELFASDPKIQHILQTICDVGLDYVTLGQSAPTLSGGEAQRVKLAAELARPVTGNTLYLLDEPTTGLHFDDIEKLLGVLQRLVDLGNTVVVIEHNLDVIKCADWIIDMGPGAGVDGGRIVFAGTPEDLAATAKSRRKKGDPPVSLTAPFLAEALQAAQNVVDAVPVPGSQTAKSDVVESPSAVEKRAEEAEVLSVAEPLVADRTDEGPENAERNDAEPGDRGDADSQTDQPAAITDPWKVLGRKWHSLRKGFPAGQQPSWPLEIVDGVLKLMEQVAGDNSLDFASPTSVTVKPQGADRPWAEVDTKTPDSLKVTLAGPSEAIEMDGLPPMPVDGPVAVGEFTVITLNLTEAKHVRSRKLRSFLKSHLERSTDQ, via the coding sequence ATGACAACCACCGAAATCACGGTCAAAGGCGCCCGCGAACACAATCTTTGTGACGTCAGTTTGACGTTACCACGCGGCCAACTGATTTGCTTCTCTGGAGTTTCGGGCAGCGGGAAATCCTCGCTCGCCTTCGACACGCTGTATGCCGAAGGTCAACGGCGATACGTCGAAAGCCTGTCGAACTACGCTCGCCAGTTCATGGGGCAGATGCCCAAACCGGATGTCGATCTGGTTTCCGGTCTGTCCCCATCGATTTCGATCAGTCAGAAATCGACGGGCAATAACCCCCGCAGTACCGTCGGCACGATTACCGAAATCTACGATTTTCTGCGTGTTCTGTACGCACGCGTCGGCACCGGCCATTGCCCATCCTGCAATTCGCCGATCACGGCTCAAAGCCGCGATGCGATCACGTCGCGAATCCTGTCATTGCCCAGCGAAGCGACCGTCTGGATTCTGGCTCCGCTGGTGCGCGGCCAGAAAGGCGAATTTCGCGATCTGTTCGAAGACCTGCGTAAACAGGGATTCACGCGAGCTCGGGTCGATGGCGAGACGATCCGCTTGTCGGAACCGCCGACGTTGGATCGGAACAGTCGCCACGAAGTCGAAGTCGTGGTCGACCGGGTCGAACCCGAGGCACGCGATCGTGGTCGGATCACCGAAGCGGTCGAAAACGGGCTGAAGCTGGGCGAAGCGACGCTGATCGTATCGCTGTCGGAAATCGACGACACCAGCACCAGTCCGGTCAAAGAAGACATCCTGTATTCGTCCAAGTACTCCTGCAATTCCTGTGGCCGCAGTTTCAAGCCGCCGACGCCGCAGTTGTTTTCGTTCAATTCGCCGCAAGGAATGTGCGGCGCTTGCGACGGGCTGGGCCGGTTGTACACGTTCGTCCCCGATTTGCTAGTTCCCGACCAGAACCTATCGGTCCGCAAAGGCGCGATCGTTTTGCTGGGCAAATGGGGCGACCTAGGACGGTATCGTCGCCACATCTACAAGGGCGTGGCCGATGCGCTTGACGAGGCGATGGAGCTGGACAAGGGCACGATGCTAGAGGCGAAGTGGTGCGACCTGCCACCGGAAGCTCGCCAAATCTGGTTGTGGGGAACCGACGATGAAATGGAGTTCACTTGGAAAGGTGGACGCAAAGCGAAGAAGTACTCCGGTGAATTCGATGGGTTCATCCCGGAACTGGTCGAACGCTACAAGACCAGCAAGAACAAGATGCAGTTGCGTCAGTTCGAAAAGTACATGGCCACGTTGGATTGCCCGGACTGCCATGGCAAGCGTTTGAACGAACAAGCATCCGCGGTCTGTATCACGGGCGTCCGATCGATGGCGACCGCCCCGCAGGCAGCCCAGGCCTCGCCAAGCAAGGTTGGCGATGCCAAAGATGGCGGCGACAACGTTGCGTCCACCGAAACGGGGGCCTCGGGTTCGGCCAGCTTGACGTTGCCGGAACTTTGCGAGTTGCCAGTCGACGAGTTGGCGGAATTTTTCAGCGACATCACGCTGGGCGAAACCGAAGCTAAGATTGCTTCGGAAGCATTGAAAGAGATCCGCGCCCGGATTGGATTTCTGTTGGGCGTGGGCCTGGAATATTTGACCCTGGGGCGAACCGCACCGACGTTGTCGGGTGGCGAATCCCAGCGGATCCGTTTGGCGGGCCAGATCGGCAGCGGGCTGGTGGGCGTGCTGTACATCCTGGACGAACCGTCGATCGGTCTGCACCCGCGTGACAACGACCGGCTGATCGAAACGTTGGAACGGTTGCGCGATACGGGCAACACGCTGATCGTGGTCGAGCATGACGAAGACACGATGCGGGCATCGGACCTGATCGTCGACTTCGGGCCTGGCCCGGGGGTCAAAGGCGGCCGGATCGTCGCTTCGGGAACAATCGACGATGTGATGGCAGCCCCCAAGAGCGTTACCGGCCAGTTTCTGTCGGGGACGCGATCGATCACCCCCGCTGAAACGTTGCGCCCGATCGATCCGGCGACTCAGATTTCGGTTCGCGGAGCACGTTTCCACAATCTGAAAAACGTTGACGTCGACATCCCGCTTGGCGTGGTCGTGTGTGTCACCGGGGTATCGGGCAGTGGCAAGAGTTCGCTGATCGGCGGAATTCTGGAACCCGCCCTGCGCAATGCTCTAAACGGTGCCGAGCAAGAGATCGGTGACCACGATTCGATTTCGGGTCTGGAACATTTGGACAAAACGATCGCGATCGACCAATCGCCGATCGGGCGGACCCCGCGCAGCAACCCCGCCACCTATGTCAAAGTGTTCGACGAAATTCGCAATCTGTACGCGAAAATGTCCGAAGCCAAGACGCGTGGCTATACCGCTAGCCGGTTCAGTTTCAACGTGGACGGCGGACGCTGCGCAGCCTGTGATGGCAACGGTGCGACGAAGCTGGAAATGGACTTCTTGGCGGACATCTGGGTGACCTGCCCGATCTGCCAAGGTCGTCGTTACAACCGCGAAACCCTGTCGGTCCAGTTCAAGGGTGCGTCGATTGCCGACGTGCTTGAAATGGACATTTCGCAGGCTCTGAAACTGTTCAAAAACATTCCCAAAATCGCCGAGAAGTTGCAGACGCTGGTCGATGTGGGATTGGAGTATCTGAAACTGGGCCAGCCTTCGCCGACGCTTTCCGGTGGCGAGGCCCAGCGGATCAAACTGTCGCGGGAACTCAGCAAACGCGAAACCGGCAAAACGCTTTACGTTCTGGATGAACCAACGACCGGATTGCACTTTGCCGACATCGAGATGTTGTTGGGGGTGATCCACCGATTGGCCGATCGTGGCAACACGATTGTGATTGTCGAACACAACACCGACGTGATCAAAACCGCCGACTGGGTGATCGACCTGGGCCCCGAGGGTGGGTTTGGTGGCGGTCGAATCATCGCTCAAGGACGCCCGGCCGAAGTCGCAACCGTGACGGAAAGCTACACCGGCGCGGCGCTGGCCAAGTCGTTGGGGATCGCCCGAAAGTCGCCGCCCAAACCGGTGGTCCATCGCGAAATTGCTCAGGTCAATCCAAGGGCCCGCACGCATGTGGTGGTCGAAGCCGCCTGTGAACACAACTTGAAATCGGTGGACGTCGAGATCCCGCGGGATGCGATGACGGTCTTTTGTGGCCCCAGCGGTAGCGGTAAGAGTTCGATGGCAATGGACACGATCTATGCCGAAGGCCAGCGCCGATATGTCGAGTCCCTTTCGTCCTACGCCCGGCAGTTCATTGGCCAGGTCCAGAAGCCGCGAGTGGACCGGATCGAAGGTCTGTCGCCCGCCGTTGCGTTGGAACAAAAGAACCTGGGACACAGCCCGCGTAGTACCGTCGGGACGGTCACCGAGGTCTATGACTATCTGCGAATCTTGATGGCACGACTGGGCACGATGCATTGCCCGGATTGTCAGGTGCCTGTGGGGACGCAGACACCGGACCAGATCGTCGACAAGGTGATGGCGATGACCGAGGGCACTCGAGCCCTGTTGATGGCACCCATCGATGTTCAAGCCGGGGAAGCAGCCAAAGATACGTGGCAATCGCTTCGCAGCACCGGCTATCAACGAATCCGCATCGACGGTGTGACGATGGGGCTGGACAGCGCACCGGCGCTGGACCCGCGCAAAAAACAGGTGGTGCAAGTCGTCGTGGACCGTATCGTGGTTCAGGAATCGGATCGTTCGCGGATCAGCGACAGTGTCGAACAGGCCCTTTCGTTGGGCATCGGAGTCTTGGAAGTTGCGATCGCAGATGATGATCGCGACGAACACCTCTGGAAGACAATCAATCACAGCCAACACCTGGTGTGCGGATGCTGCGGTCGTTCCTTTGGTGATCTGACACCGCATCACTTCTCGTTCAACTCGGCTGTCGGCTGGTGCCCAAGCTGTGAAGGGCTCGGCACCCAGACCGGCACGAATCCGGCGGCTCTGATCGGGTTGGCCAGTCAATCGCTTTGCGAAGGTGTCGCACTGCTGTGGCCCAGTGTCGATCAATCGGTTTCGGTCTGGATGTTGAAGGCGCTTTCGCGGCATACCGGCATCCGCATCGACGTGCCCTACGACGAATTGACGGTCACCGAAAAAAGAACTCTGTACCGCGGGACTGGTCCACAGTGGATCGAAGTTCGGCACGCTGATACCGATGCCGCGGTGCCCAAAACACGATCACGGGCGACCAAGAAAACGGCCGATGCGAATTCGCCGGTGCCAGATACCGCGGCCAGCGTCCTGTTTCGTTTTCAGTTCAAAGGGTTTTACCCAGCACTGGAAGAAGCGTCGCGATTGACGCCCGGACTGCGCGGGAAACTGGAAGCGTTCACGGACGAAATTGATTGCGGTGCCTGCGACGGATCGCGACTGCGCGAAGAAGCCGCCGCCGTTCGATTCCGCCAACGGACCATCGCCGACTTTGTGCACATGCCGCTGGACCGGTTGGCCGCGGAAGTGAAATCTTGGTCGCTGGACCGCCGCGAGAAAAAGATTGCGGGTGAATTGGTTCGTGAAGTCGAATCGCGAGTTCGGTTCCTGTTGGATGTTGGACTGAATTACTTGACGTTGCACCGGGGGGCGTCGACGCTATCCGGTGGCGAAGCACAACGGATTCGGTTGGCCGGACAACTGGGCAGCGGACTGTGCGGTGTGCTGTATGTCCTGGATGAACCCACCATCGGTCTGCACCCACGCGACAACCTGCGTCTGTTGGGCGCGTTGCATCGCCTGCGTGACCAGGGCAACACATTGTTGGTGGTCGAACATGACCACGACGTCATCGGTGGCAGCGACTATCTGTGTGACTTTGGTCCATTGGCTGGTCGCAATGGCGGTCGCATCGTGGCTCGTGGAACGCCGGACGATGTTCAGCCGATCGAAGACAGTGTGACGGCCGGTTATGTCACGGGCACCAAAGTGATCCCCGTGCCACCGTCGCGTCGCCCGGTGACGTTGGCCAACGGTCAGGTCCAGGTCAACCAGCTTCGAGTCATCGGGGCTCGAGAACACAACCTGAAAAACGTTGACTTCGAACTGCCATTGGGGACCTTCACAGCGGTGACTGGCCCCAGCGGCAGCGGCAAAAGTTCGATGATCGATGGGATTCTGTACCCGGTCCTGGCCCGTCGGCTGCACCGAGCACGCCTGCGGCCGGGACGTCACGAAAAAGTCGAAGGTGTGCGGTACATCGACAAAGTGATCGAAGTCGATCAGTCGCCGTTGGGCAACACGCCTAGCAGCAACCCGGCGACCTATACCGGCGTGTTTGATCTGATCCGCAACCTGTTTGCCCTGATTCCCGAAGCGGCCGAACGAAAGTTTACGGCGCGTACGTTCAGTTTCAATGTTCCCGGCGGACGCTGCGAAACATGCGAAGGCAGCGGTCAGTTGAAGATCGAGATGCACTTCTTGCCGGACGTGTGGGTGCCTTGCGAGGACTGTCAATCGCGTCGATATCGCGACGATGTGTTGGAGGTCAAATTCCACGGCCGTTCGATCGCCGACGTGCTGGATATGCAAATCGGCGACGCCGTCGAACTGTTTGCCAGTGATCCAAAAATCCAGCATATCCTGCAAACCATTTGCGACGTCGGACTCGACTACGTCACGCTGGGGCAGTCCGCGCCCACGCTTTCGGGCGGCGAGGCACAGCGAGTCAAGTTGGCGGCCGAACTGGCTCGTCCGGTGACCGGCAATACTCTGTACTTGTTGGACGAACCAACGACGGGGCTGCACTTTGACGATATCGAAAAGCTGCTAGGAGTCCTGCAGCGGTTGGTGGATCTCGGCAACACCGTCGTGGTCATCGAGCACAACTTGGATGTCATCAAGTGCGCCGACTGGATCATCGACATGGGGCCCGGCGCGGGCGTCGATGGAGGCCGGATCGTGTTTGCGGGAACACCCGAGGATTTGGCTGCGACCGCCAAGTCGCGACGCAAAAAGGGCGACCCGCCGGTCTCGCTGACCGCTCCGTTCCTGGCCGAAGCATTGCAGGCAGCCCAGAATGTCGTGGATGCGGTGCCGGTACCCGGTTCGCAGACAGCCAAATCCGACGTCGTCGAGTCGCCATCGGCGGTCGAAAAGCGCGCCGAGGAAGCGGAGGTTCTGTCAGTGGCCGAACCGCTGGTCGCCGACCGCACAGACGAAGGACCGGAGAACGCCGAACGAAACGATGCAGAGCCAGGCGATCGGGGGGACGCGGATTCGCAAACCGATCAGCCCGCTGCGATCACCGATCCGTGGAAGGTGCTAGGTCGGAAGTGGCATTCGCTTCGGAAGGGGTTCCCGGCCGGGCAGCAACCCAGTTGGCCATTGGAGATCGTCGACGGTGTCCTGAAGCTGATGGAACAGGTGGCCGGTGACAATTCGTTGGACTTTGCGTCGCCGACCAGTGTGACGGTCAAGCCGCAGGGAGCCGATCGTCCCTGGGCCGAGGTCGATACCAAAACGCCGGATTCGTTGAAGGTGACTTTGGCCGGGCCCAGCGAAGCGATCGAAATGGACGGGCTTCCGCCGATGCCAGTCGACGGGCCAGTCGCAGTCGGTGAGTTCACCGTGATCACGCTCAACCTGACCGAGGCCAAGCACGTCCGGAGCAGGAAACTGCGTTCGTTCCTGAAAAGCCACCTCGAACGATCCACGGACCAGTAG